The proteins below come from a single Limosilactobacillus reuteri genomic window:
- a CDS encoding O-acetyl-ADP-ribose deacetylase — MPQINVIKGDITKIKVDAIVNAANTTLMGGGGVDGAIHRAAGPALYGACEKFHGCPTGEARITGGFNLPAKFIIHTPGPIWHGGDNGEDQLLANSYHNSLLLADKHLCRTVAFPSISTGVYAFPLEKAAKIAIKTIKDFLPTANYVDQVTIVCFDDKTFTAYHSQPY, encoded by the coding sequence ATGCCGCAAATCAACGTGATCAAAGGAGATATTACCAAAATAAAAGTTGATGCAATTGTTAATGCCGCTAATACAACTTTAATGGGTGGCGGTGGTGTCGATGGTGCGATTCATCGAGCAGCTGGCCCAGCGTTATATGGCGCCTGTGAAAAATTTCATGGATGTCCAACGGGAGAAGCGCGGATAACTGGCGGCTTTAACTTGCCAGCCAAGTTTATTATTCACACGCCTGGACCGATTTGGCATGGTGGTGATAATGGTGAAGATCAATTGTTAGCCAATTCTTATCACAATAGTTTACTGTTGGCTGATAAACATTTATGTCGGACGGTTGCCTTTCCTTCCATCAGTACAGGGGTATATGCTTTCCCGCTTGAAAAGGCAGCAAAAATTGCGATTAAGACGATTAAAGATTTTCTCCCTACTGCCAATTATGTTGATCAAGTAACGATAGTTTGCTTTGATGATAAAACCTTTACTGCTTATCACTCACAACCTTATTAA
- a CDS encoding DUF2201 family putative metallopeptidase has protein sequence MSLGDFLARLHQNDGSNNHVTSAQRIREAIIIILQKQRLFGEVLLQLPRENDLQLPAMMGLRWEDNRLVLVINPEKLANVRNDELQSLLEHEALHLIWMHPLRYASYPHQDLVQIATDVAVNQYLTEPPQGTVTLSQLEKVLRQKLMPKLDSQDYLNILEQLPAEQQEKLHQTGLKLSGSKQKENATADEVKTPDTHNGWQESKTSQQVSNQIVRLANIKRILNNSWRQTPQRDRGLLPGNVRSQLQKVQKTKIVDWRQVFRHQFGLIARGQVNSHARFNRRQPLRMDLPGKVTRLDPAVDIFVDNSGSVTDQEIVQTLTILEKMLKKTKLTANVYSFDARVTTKQKLHDGKKLDFRRTGGGGTSFQCIFDYLHQHHLTKRNRIIIITDGWGEERINDYHYQNVYWLMMTKANQLSVKEPPGRVLEMRG, from the coding sequence ATGAGTTTAGGGGACTTTCTAGCACGGTTACATCAAAATGATGGAAGCAATAATCATGTGACATCTGCGCAACGGATTAGGGAGGCAATTATTATCATCCTTCAAAAACAGCGCCTTTTCGGAGAAGTGTTATTACAACTTCCACGAGAGAATGATTTACAGTTACCCGCAATGATGGGATTGAGGTGGGAAGACAATCGCCTTGTACTGGTTATTAATCCAGAAAAGTTAGCGAACGTTCGTAATGATGAACTTCAAAGCTTATTAGAACATGAAGCCCTTCATCTTATCTGGATGCATCCATTACGTTATGCTTCTTATCCTCATCAAGATTTAGTCCAGATTGCAACTGATGTAGCGGTAAATCAGTATTTAACTGAGCCACCCCAAGGAACAGTAACCCTTAGCCAATTGGAAAAGGTTCTTCGTCAAAAACTAATGCCAAAATTAGATTCGCAGGATTATCTCAATATATTAGAACAGCTGCCTGCTGAACAACAAGAAAAACTACATCAGACAGGCCTTAAATTGAGTGGCAGCAAACAAAAGGAAAATGCAACGGCAGATGAGGTTAAAACCCCCGATACTCATAACGGCTGGCAGGAATCTAAGACAAGTCAGCAGGTCAGCAATCAGATCGTGCGGTTAGCGAATATTAAGCGTATTTTGAATAATTCTTGGAGGCAAACCCCGCAACGAGATCGCGGTTTGTTACCAGGAAATGTAAGATCACAGCTACAGAAAGTCCAAAAAACTAAAATAGTTGATTGGCGGCAGGTTTTTAGGCATCAGTTTGGGTTGATTGCACGAGGACAAGTTAATTCGCATGCTCGCTTTAACCGCCGGCAACCATTACGAATGGATTTGCCTGGCAAAGTTACGAGATTGGATCCAGCTGTTGACATTTTTGTTGATAATTCCGGATCGGTCACCGATCAAGAAATCGTTCAAACACTAACGATACTTGAAAAGATGCTTAAGAAAACAAAACTGACAGCTAATGTTTATTCGTTTGATGCCCGGGTGACCACCAAACAAAAACTACATGATGGTAAAAAACTTGATTTTAGACGAACAGGTGGCGGGGGTACAAGTTTTCAGTGTATTTTTGACTATCTCCATCAGCACCACCTAACTAAACGAAATCGTATAATTATTATTACTGATGGGTGGGGAGAGGAAAGAATCAATGATTATCATTATCAAAATGTTTATTGGCTAATGATGACAAAGGCTAATCAATTATCAGTAAAAGAGCCACCGGGAAGAGTATTAGAAATGAGGGGATAA
- a CDS encoding helix-turn-helix transcriptional regulator, producing MKFADKMKLYRYQKGWTQQDVAERLLISRKTISSWENSRSYPDIFMLVQISDLYHVSLDDLLREDHEMINNYKEEHTMNKRVDKIFVLCYFLNIIGAVVIVLKPILPFLSNYLPKPVFTIISFVIVSSFIILVSYADWSKIKNKPGFWITWLIITLLEVRLTFPVNVPINDNGIGYIFGALTGNVLVALCLTCIV from the coding sequence TTGAAATTTGCCGATAAAATGAAATTATATCGTTATCAAAAAGGATGGACTCAGCAGGATGTAGCAGAACGATTGTTGATCTCACGTAAAACAATTTCTAGTTGGGAAAATAGTCGAAGTTATCCTGATATTTTTATGTTGGTTCAAATAAGTGATCTCTACCATGTTAGTTTGGATGATTTATTACGGGAGGATCATGAGATGATAAATAACTATAAAGAAGAGCACACTATGAACAAACGAGTAGATAAAATTTTTGTTCTTTGTTATTTTTTGAATATTATTGGCGCTGTAGTTATAGTACTAAAACCAATTTTACCTTTTTTAAGTAATTACTTACCAAAACCGGTATTTACGATTATTTCTTTTGTTATTGTTTCCAGTTTTATTATATTAGTCAGTTATGCTGACTGGTCTAAAATAAAAAATAAGCCTGGATTTTGGATAACGTGGCTGATTATAACGCTATTAGAAGTAAGATTAACATTTCCGGTCAATGTCCCAATAAATGACAATGGAATTGGATATATCTTCGGCGCGTTAACAGGAAATGTATTGGTAGCGTTATGTTTAACTTGTATTGTCTGA
- a CDS encoding M13 family metallopeptidase: MAVNNELIKDDLYEAVNGEWLKTAKIPDDKPATGGFNDLVDEIDKQLMDDFDAYAAGKEKSDDSRFNEMIKLYRLAKKFDWRKKVGPQPLKRMLASVENLNSYEDYQSQWKNWILAGMPSPISFDIDADMKNATVYALFASSPSLILPDKSYYEAEKKAQHDQLLQLWSSMVEALMDKLGYSKEEAKKIIDDAIKFDALLAPNVKSAEEAADYSKMYNPQTVAELASATDQLDIAAIIKQLVGEEPEKIIVTEPEYFKALNKILQDNFELFKNWALIRVIRENASYLDDEMREINGRYGRALSGSKKPVSQRKFAFYLARDMFSQVAGDYYGKKYFGPQAKADVHHMVEQMIKVYKGRLTNNQWLSKDTRDKAILKLDKLGIQVGYPDKIPALYDQFKVDEEESLIANLNQLIVTANKELFSRWNTPVDRMRWEMSAATVNAYYHPFKNIIVFPAAILQAPFYSLKQSSSQNYGGIGAVIAHEISHAFDNNGSLFDEFGNLNNWWTDEDSAHFKQLAQKMIDEFDGIPFAGQKVNGKLTVSENIADAGGLSCALEAAKTEADFNAQEFFINWATIWRMKATEQYMQLLLSIDVHAPQKLRANIQAENLDDFYTAFDIKPGDEMYRAPEDRVHIW, encoded by the coding sequence ATGGCAGTGAATAACGAATTAATTAAAGACGACTTATACGAAGCAGTAAACGGGGAATGGCTAAAGACGGCGAAGATTCCTGATGATAAGCCAGCTACTGGGGGCTTCAATGACCTCGTTGATGAGATTGACAAGCAGCTAATGGATGACTTTGATGCCTATGCAGCGGGGAAGGAAAAGTCTGATGATTCGCGGTTTAATGAGATGATTAAGCTATATCGCCTCGCTAAAAAGTTTGATTGGCGTAAGAAAGTTGGCCCACAACCGCTTAAACGGATGTTGGCAAGTGTAGAAAATCTTAATTCATATGAAGATTACCAATCTCAATGGAAGAACTGGATTTTAGCAGGGATGCCTTCACCGATTAGTTTTGATATTGACGCTGATATGAAGAATGCGACTGTTTATGCTTTATTTGCCTCATCACCATCGCTTATTTTGCCTGATAAGAGCTACTATGAAGCAGAAAAGAAGGCTCAGCACGATCAATTACTCCAATTATGGTCTTCAATGGTGGAAGCCTTGATGGATAAGTTGGGGTATAGCAAAGAAGAAGCAAAAAAGATTATTGATGATGCAATCAAATTCGATGCCCTTCTTGCGCCAAATGTAAAAAGTGCAGAAGAAGCGGCTGATTATAGTAAGATGTATAATCCACAAACGGTTGCAGAACTAGCTAGTGCCACTGATCAACTTGATATTGCGGCAATAATTAAGCAGTTAGTTGGGGAAGAACCGGAAAAGATAATTGTGACAGAACCGGAATACTTTAAGGCCCTGAACAAGATCTTACAAGATAACTTTGAGCTATTTAAAAACTGGGCATTAATTCGTGTCATTCGCGAAAATGCTAGTTACCTTGATGATGAAATGCGTGAAATCAATGGACGTTATGGTCGAGCACTTTCTGGAAGCAAGAAACCAGTTAGCCAGCGTAAATTTGCGTTCTATCTTGCACGTGACATGTTTAGCCAAGTAGCTGGTGATTATTATGGGAAGAAGTACTTTGGACCGCAAGCTAAAGCAGATGTTCACCACATGGTTGAGCAAATGATTAAAGTCTATAAAGGACGTTTGACCAATAATCAATGGCTTAGTAAGGATACCCGTGATAAGGCTATCCTCAAGCTTGATAAACTGGGCATTCAAGTTGGGTATCCAGATAAGATTCCTGCTCTCTATGATCAATTTAAGGTTGATGAAGAGGAATCATTGATTGCAAACCTAAATCAATTAATAGTGACGGCTAATAAAGAATTATTCAGTCGTTGGAATACACCTGTTGATCGGATGCGATGGGAAATGAGTGCGGCCACAGTTAATGCTTACTATCACCCATTTAAGAATATCATTGTATTCCCAGCTGCAATCCTACAGGCACCGTTCTACTCGTTGAAACAAAGCAGCAGCCAAAATTATGGTGGGATTGGTGCAGTAATCGCTCATGAAATTTCCCACGCCTTTGACAACAACGGGTCATTATTTGATGAGTTTGGAAATCTTAATAACTGGTGGACAGATGAAGATTCTGCACACTTTAAGCAATTAGCTCAAAAGATGATTGATGAATTTGATGGGATCCCATTTGCTGGTCAAAAGGTAAACGGGAAGCTCACGGTTTCTGAAAATATCGCCGATGCAGGAGGTCTCAGTTGTGCACTTGAAGCAGCAAAAACTGAAGCTGACTTCAATGCCCAAGAATTCTTTATTAACTGGGCAACTATTTGGCGAATGAAAGCAACGGAACAATACATGCAATTGCTGCTTTCAATTGATGTCCATGCACCGCAAAAATTACGTGCTAATATTCAAGCAGAAAATCTCGATGACTTCTACACAGCATTTGATATTAAGCCTGGCGATGAAATGTACCGGGCGCCAGAAGATCGGGTTCATATTTGGTAA